The Falco peregrinus isolate bFalPer1 chromosome 1, bFalPer1.pri, whole genome shotgun sequence genome has a window encoding:
- the ERH gene encoding enhancer of rudimentary homolog → MSHTILLVQPTKRPEGRTYADYESVNECMEGVCKMYEEHLKRMNPNSPSITYDISQLFDFIDDLADLSCLVYRADTQTYQPYNKDWIKEKIYVLLRRQAQQASK, encoded by the exons ATG tctcACACAATTCTACTTGTCCAGCCTACCAAGAGGCCAGAAGGCAGAACATACGCTGATTATGAATCGGTGAATGAGTGCATGGAAG GAGTCTGTAAAATGTATGAAGAGCATCTGAAGAGAATGAATCCCAACAGTCCATCCATTACATATGATATCAGCCAATTGTTTGACTTCATCGATGACTTGGCAGACCTCAGCTGTCTTGT TTACCGTGCTGATACTCAGACGTACCAACCGTACAATAAAGACTGGATAAAGGAGAAGATCTATGTCCTCCTCCGCAGGCAGGCCcagcaagcaagcaaataa